The DNA sequence TGAGTTTTTATCCGGAATAGGCACAACAGTGAATTCCGGGGGGAATCTCAGGAATTACCTCATCGGGAAAGCGAGACAGTACAATTCTGAACTCACCATTGGTATAAAGAGAAACGTGGAATCCATAGGAGTACTTGCTGAGAGTTTCATAACCGTAGGGGTTGCATTTCCGCTGATGTTGATGATAATTGTAGGCGTTATTGCAGTCCTCGCACCATCTCCGCCTCTGAACCTGGTTCTGTTCCTTATATTCATAGTTGCTTTTATAATACCCGTAATAACTGCAGTGTTCACTATATTCATCAGGAGTACGCTCAGGGAGGTTGAATTTTGAAGAACAGCCGGGAATTGATCGTTTACGGTTCATTCGGTTTTGTTGTAATTCTTCTCATTGTGGGTGTAATACTTAGGATTCACTACTTCGACATCCTGATAAACCCGATTGCAGCTATTGCAATTCTGCTGATCGGGGCGCTGACTCCATATGGATTCTATAAGTATGTGCAGAGGCAGACGATTACGGAAATGGAGCGGAGACTACCTGATCTACTGAGGGACATTGCAGAGTATTCAAATTTTGGATTGCCGGTATCACAGGCTCTGGCTCGAGCAGGTAACAATGACTATGGACATCTTTCGCAACTCGTAAAAGCCATTTCACTAAAGATAGAAGCGGGAACTCCGGTAGAAGAGGCTGTTCTATCATCTGAGAATACGGTAGATTCCAAGGTTATCAAGAGGGCATTCACGGTACTCAGGAAGGCAACAGAATCCGGGAATAATGTGTCAGAAGTACTCAGGTTGATCTCAGAGTTCACTGGTGAGATAGAAGTCATAAGAGAAAGCAGGATCTCTGAGATGAAGAACTTTGTTCTTGTCATGTATGTGGCTTTTGCAGTATTCTTTTTTGTGGTGCTGGCAATTGATTTGGCATTTATTCCAAAGGTCGGCGAGGCCAATTTCTCCCCTCTTGGATTCGATTCCCAGACAGTCAGCGCTTCACTTATAAAGAGGATATTCAGCGGAGGCATCATTGTTCAAGGAGGAAGCACCGGGCTAATGTCCGGAATCCTCAAGGATGGAACTTTCGGCACCGGAGCTTTCTTCACAGGAATAACGCTTCTTGTCACTGTTATAGCTCTTGGAATTTTCGGGGTGCTTTGATTGGACATCACTAATCCTGACCTTGTTAAAATTGAGAGAGGAGACGATGACCTGTCATTTCGTGAGATCGAACCCGGAAAAGTGTATTCCAGGATCCTGATAGACCGGGATTCAGGTAGAATTGTATACGAACTCATTGAACCACAAATGGAGCAGAGGCTTCAAACGGTGTACAGTAAATATGTAAAGCAGTACATGAATAGTGGAAACCGATCAGTGATCAATATAAGCCTGGAATCAGGCAGTGAAAACGGGAAAAAACCTTTGCCAACGGACATATATCTGGATCAACGCGACGCTGATGTTGTCAGATATTATGTGGAAAGGGACGTTTCAAGATATGGCAGAATAACAGGTTTGCTTCTTGACCCGGATGTTGAGGATATTTCATGCGAAGGTGCAATGAAAAAAATATACGTTTTCACGAAGGAATATGGGTACATTGCTACGAACGTAATTTTCAATGATGACAATGATCTTAATTTCTTTATCAGGAAGATAGTCCAGGATTCAGGGAAGAATATATCAATCGCAGACCCTATTGTTGACAGCACGTTATCTGATGGATCAAGAATACAGGCTTCCATTGGAAACTACGTCACGGCTTCGGGGCCTGCGTTTTCAATACGAAAATTCAGGAAAGAGCCATTCACGCCACTTGACCTTATACGGCTCGGTACCGCATCTGCTGAAATTTTTGCTTATCTCTGGCTCTGCATAGAATATGGAAGCAATATAATGGTGACTGGAGGAACTGCATCCGGCAAGACAGTCATGCTAAACTCAATCCTACTCTTCATACCGCAGAACCTGAAGATCATAACAATTGAGGATACCCGTGAATTAAGACTCCCTCACGAAAACTGGCTTTCACTTGTATCCAGGGAGGGGATCGGTAAAAACTACCCAGTTACAGGTAAAAGAACCGGCGAAATAGACATGTTTGATCTCTTAACCGCCTCACTCAGGCACAGACCAAATTACATCGTGATAGGTGAAGTGAGGGGGAGAGAGGCTTTCACCATATTCCAGGCCATGTCTACCGGAAGGTATGGGTTGGCAACATTTCATGCAGAAGATATCAGCACACTTATACACCGCCTTGAGTCAAAGCCTATAAACATCCCAAGAAGCCTCATCGGGTCTCTTGACGCAGCAATCGTTATGGGCAACTTCGTTTTCAAGGGTGAAACGAAGAGGCGTGTCAAGGCAGTTTCGGAGATTATGGACGTTGACAGCCACCATGGGGAAATGACAGTCAACAACGTGTACTCCATAAACACAGACGACACGTTCAAGTCCTCGGAATTCAGCTATTTACTGGCGAAAATAGGTAACAGGTATGGGATAGAAGTTGGGGTCATGGACAGCCTCACGATGAGTGAGAGGAAAAGGATGAACACAAGGCCCCTTATGGTGGAAGGTTTCCTCTCCCTGAGAGGAAATATGTCCAGATCTGATTTCAGGATCTCAAAGGCTTTCTCCACACGATCCTTGTCCCGATAGAGATCAAGGCACTCAATTGGACCGTATTTCCCCTGTAGACCAGCATGAAACGGCCCATGCGGTTCTCCCTCTGTGATATGGCATTGTTCCTTGCCTGTGCATGGTACTTCCCGTCCTTCACCGTGGTTCTTATGTATCTGTAATATTCTCCCGCCATGGACCGGACCTGTGCGATCTGGGCAGGTTTCTTCTCCTTCGGCTTCGTTTTCTCAATGGTATCCATGACCTCCCTGATGTGTCTGTGGAAATTGGTTCTTTCCCGTGCTTCCAGATCAAGGTCATGGTAGAGGTACCCCTCCAGGCCAAGACCGTCAATGGTAAAATCCACATGCATCGCGAATATGGGCCTGCCGCTGTAGAGGATTGTGTTATCTGCGGAATCCAGCCTCCTCATGCCGGCGGAGAATACATGCTTTACCTCCTTTCTTGAGTACGTTGCAGAGATTATGTATTCATGTTCGTGGAGTACCTTAAGATTGTCAAGGGAGAAGAAGCCGCGGTCAAGGATGATCACAACTCCGGTGACGAGATTCCTGATCCTTTCCACTGTTACCCTTAGGGTGGAAACATCCACAATACTCCCCGGGTATATCTCGAACAGTATGGGCAGGGATCTTCTCCTCTCCATTACAAGGGATAGATTGATCTGGGGAAGATCGCCATGATCCTTTGCATGACCATACTCGAACATGCTGTTTCCGGAATACGATGCAATGGTCGTTATATCGTACAGGAGAGAGGATTCCGCCTTCATGCGTGATGAGAAGGCGGAGAAGAACCTGTCCGGTATATTGCTGTTACCTATGTCCTCCAGCAGGCGGATATGCGCTGCGAAGATGGATCACATGGGTATTCCTGGCCAGGTAGGTTCCCTCATACATGTGTGCACTAATCCATGGGAGTGACTTATTGCCGGGCAGCGGCAAGTACCAGGATAGTGTTCCTGTCCTCCTTCCCGAACATTGATCAAGGATCTTCTCAATGCCCATCTCCTGATGATTCGCAGCACGGGTATGAAGGGCCGTAGACGAAGATGTTCTGGGCAGGTGCATCCGGCTTTTCAATGCCCTTTTCCTTCTGCACGCCAAGTACTGCTGTATACCTGATTTCTTTTTCTCCCTGTCCCAGTATGGCGTCATCTCGTAGAATATTCCTGCATTGATCGTCTTTTTCTTGTGTAACTGTTCAATATATACCTAATAGGTATATATTATTTATGTTTCGGTTCAGAAGAGTGAGCATTACCAGTGGTTTCACAAAGATTCTGATGGATCATGTACTAAAAAGGGGGTTCAGGTGGAAAGGGACGTCAGAATTAGGAAAAATATACTGGAGGAGATGATTCGCAGGAATATGACAACCTATGGTGAATTCACCAATCTGATCTTCTCATTTTATCACGACAGGGACGCGGTCATAGAGAGTTTCAAGGCTGATAGATAATCAGATTCTAGGCCCTTCACTGGTGAGACGCTTTACTATAAATGGCGTATAAATTGTCTGAAGCACTATTGATATTATTACTACAAAGGAAACACCGACATATATGGGCTGCCCATACTTTATCAAAATTGGGATACCTTCCTGGACTCCAAGCACGTATGGGATAGTGGACAGGACGACGGAAACCACTCCCCTGGGACCGACCAGAGACATAAACAGCTTCACCCGGTTGTTAATGGGATGCTTTGAAAATTTGCGGTTGATCACTGAAAGTGATGAGAATACTGCAATAGGTCTCGATATAAAAATTACCCCAAGAGCCAGTGCTATTCCCATTGGCAGGAAATCAATCAGATTGGACCTGGTGAGTATGCTCCCAAGTAGAAGAAAAATTATAGATTGAAACAAAAATGACAGGTTTTCCTGAAAACCTTCCTCCCTGCTCCAGAAGATACTCTTGTCATTAAAGTTACCAACGATCGCACCTGTGGCTATTATCGCAGGGAAGGGAGTTATTCCGGAAGCCTCCATTATAGTGAACTCGAGTATGACTATACCCAACAACAGCCCTACAATAAGGCTCTCAAAGTTCAGGTATTTGTTGAGGTATATTACGCTGAATCCGATTGCAATACCGATCAGCGCTGGAACTGTTATCTGCATCAATAAAAATGTAACTGATCCAAGATAGATGCCTATATGGCTTGAAATTGCAGAGAAGAGCTGCACATCGCCGGAGGCTGGAGCAACAAAGGCGAGGCCAATCGTGAAGAGAATTATGCCTAGCGGATCGTTGAAAAGGCTCTCCCCAACAAGAGTGCCTGAAATGTTTTCATTTACGCTGATCCTTCTGAATATTGGTATCAGGCTTGCGGGGTCTGTTGGCGAAATTATGGCTCCAAATAGAAACCCGATGATGAGTGGTGCCCCGGTGAGGAGGGAGAATAGAAGTGCGGCTATGATTGCCGTTATGGTAATGCCCAGAGTATCAAGGATAGCTATGGGAAGGAACTGTCTCCTTAGGACCCTCAAGTCTATGTGATGGCTCTCCGAATAAAGGATAATGACGATGCCCAGCAAACCGATGCCCACCGTTCCGAACTCTGACATCAGGTATATTGAGAAACTGTTGCTTATAATCCCCAACAAGGGTCCGAACATTATTCCCAGAACTATAAGGATCGGTATGTAGGCAATCGTCAGTTTCCGGGAGATCGGTATAGCGAAAGCTGCCAGAATGAAAACGAAACTAATCTGATAATACTCATAGGCAAATTGTGACACCATTCACTTTATCTTCCTTTTACAGCAAGGATTCCGGTTTCCTCCTCTTATGTTCTGACGATTGTATGAGTTCATTCACCCTTTTCTCGACGTCATTGGAAGGGCTTCCTCTGGAATTTATTAGTCTGTCCAGTGCCTTATCTATGTCCGGGTATTTCAATCCTAGTTCGCTCTCGTCTGTCTGTCCAGCCCAGAGACCCGCACTGGGTGGCTTGGTGACAATGCTGTCAGGTACGCCAAGGGAACTGGCCATGTCCCAGACTTCGGTTTTCGACAGGTGTAAGATTGGTTCAATATCGCAACCGCCATCGCCGAATTTCGTGAAGTAACCTGTATAATATTCACTCCGGTTCGTGGTTCCAACTACCAGGCCGTTGCTGACGTTTGCAAAATAATACAGGGTGATCATCCTGATCCTGGATTTGACATTGCCAATTATCCTTGTATCACTCATTTTGAGTGTTCTGGAAAAGGCGGATAATATTTCATGAATATCAATAATGTCTATTGGAACGCCGGTTGATATCGAAAGGTCCCTGACATCATCTGCCTCTTTTTCAGCAGGATTCCCGTCCGGCAGGAACAAAGCCCTTATTCTTTTCCGTTCTATTGATATTGAGAGGAGCTTCAATACCAGTGCACTATCAACTCCTCCGCTAATACCTATAATTGCTTGTTTTCCGGATAAGTGCGTGTTCAGAAAAGTTCTAATTCTCGCGACCGGTTCGGAAAATTGTGCAGAGTTCACAGACAGACTTATCCCTGAAACTTAAATAAATATTTTCGATTATATATCTAAGCAGGCTTGAATGCATGTTAAGGTATAACTGTTTTTACTTTTTGTTGAATGAATTCTGATACTCTGTCGCCTTAACAGTA is a window from the Thermoplasmatales archaeon genome containing:
- a CDS encoding type IV secretion system ATPase VirB11; protein product: MDITNPDLVKIERGDDDLSFREIEPGKVYSRILIDRDSGRIVYELIEPQMEQRLQTVYSKYVKQYMNSGNRSVINISLESGSENGKKPLPTDIYLDQRDADVVRYYVERDVSRYGRITGLLLDPDVEDISCEGAMKKIYVFTKEYGYIATNVIFNDDNDLNFFIRKIVQDSGKNISIADPIVDSTLSDGSRIQASIGNYVTASGPAFSIRKFRKEPFTPLDLIRLGTASAEIFAYLWLCIEYGSNIMVTGGTASGKTVMLNSILLFIPQNLKIITIEDTRELRLPHENWLSLVSREGIGKNYPVTGKRTGEIDMFDLLTASLRHRPNYIVIGEVRGREAFTIFQAMSTGRYGLATFHAEDISTLIHRLESKPINIPRSLIGSLDAAIVMGNFVFKGETKRRVKAVSEIMDVDSHHGEMTVNNVYSINTDDTFKSSEFSYLLAKIGNRYGIEVGVMDSLTMSERKRMNTRPLMVEGFLSLRGNMSRSDFRISKAFSTRSLSR
- a CDS encoding Transposase; this encodes MKAESSLLYDITTIASYSGNSMFEYGHAKDHGDLPQINLSLVMERRRSLPILFEIYPGSIVDVSTLRVTVERIRNLVTGVVIILDRGFFSLDNLKVLHEHEYIISATYSRKEVKHVFSAGMRRLDSADNTILYSGRPIFAMHVDFTIDGLGLEGYLYHDLDLEARERTNFHRHIREVMDTIEKTKPKEKKPAQIAQVRSMAGEYYRYIRTTVKDGKYHAQARNNAISQRENRMGRFMLVYRGNTVQLSALISIGTRIVWRKPLRS
- a CDS encoding MjNhaP1, with product MVSQFAYEYYQISFVFILAAFAIPISRKLTIAYIPILIVLGIMFGPLLGIISNSFSIYLMSEFGTVGIGLLGIVIILYSESHHIDLRVLRRQFLPIAILDTLGITITAIIAALLFSLLTGAPLIIGFLFGAIISPTDPASLIPIFRRISVNENISGTLVGESLFNDPLGIILFTIGLAFVAPASGDVQLFSAISSHIGIYLGSVTFLLMQITVPALIGIAIGFSVIYLNKYLNFESLIVGLLLGIVILEFTIMEASGITPFPAIIATGAIVGNFNDKSIFWSREEGFQENLSFLFQSIIFLLLGSILTRSNLIDFLPMGIALALGVIFISRPIAVFSSLSVINRKFSKHPINNRVKLFMSLVGPRGVVSVVLSTIPYVLGVQEGIPILIKYGQPIYVGVSFVVIISIVLQTIYTPFIVKRLTSEGPRI
- the nadE gene encoding putative NH(3)-dependent NAD(+) synthetase — encoded protein: MNSAQFSEPVARIRTFLNTHLSGKQAIIGISGGVDSALVLKLLSISIERKRIRALFLPDGNPAEKEADDVRDLSISTGVPIDIIDIHEILSAFSRTLKMSDTRIIGNVKSRIRMITLYYFANVSNGLVVGTTNRSEYYTGYFTKFGDGGCDIEPILHLSKTEVWDMASSLGVPDSIVTKPPSAGLWAGQTDESELGLKYPDIDKALDRLINSRGSPSNDVEKRVNELIQSSEHKRRKPESLL
- a CDS encoding flagellar assembly protein J, producing the protein MKNSRELIVYGSFGFVVILLIVGVILRIHYFDILINPIAAIAILLIGALTPYGFYKYVQRQTITEMERRLPDLLRDIAEYSNFGLPVSQALARAGNNDYGHLSQLVKAISLKIEAGTPVEEAVLSSENTVDSKVIKRAFTVLRKATESGNNVSEVLRLISEFTGEIEVIRESRISEMKNFVLVMYVAFAVFFFVVLAIDLAFIPKVGEANFSPLGFDSQTVSASLIKRIFSGGIIVQGGSTGLMSGILKDGTFGTGAFFTGITLLVTVIALGIFGVL